The following proteins are co-located in the Onychomys torridus chromosome 6, mOncTor1.1, whole genome shotgun sequence genome:
- the Lrrc31 gene encoding leucine-rich repeat-containing protein 31 → MPLGLEMEWKSNMKESDWFLKKSCRKAADRCLDLNTCCGLTAAPSKEAELEELDISWNDFVSGTLHLFTEQMHLDSKLKVLRLSGCGLTTEDVQTLGAALEMIPALEELSLSWNSNVGGKLPQVLRTFQKGSKIQTLELVDCALTSQDGEFVGHLLPKLQRLEVFDLSINRNIGSSLDIIAQGLKSTSGLKVLKLHSCGLSPKSVRILDDAFASLDVLRTLDLSGNKELGGGFEEVPAQLALLEHLEVLDLHQCLLTAGDVESLTQIIPLLSNLQELDLSSNRKVGGSSENLLSRLRFLPALKSLLIYGCALESETFTALAEASVHLPALETLNLSWNKCVGGNLELLLQTLKLSRSLRVLRLSSCALVTEDLVLLASAMRTGHLAELQKLDLSYNNSICDTGWAIFCQNLCFLKKLTELDISLRPSSSRSCGQWFRHLLCAVTKLPVVTEIGMRRWAVPASQEGD, encoded by the exons ATGCCTCTTGGTTTAGAAATGGAATGGAAATCCAATATGAAAGAAAGTGACTGGTTCCTGAAGAAGTCGTGCAGGAAGGCTGCTGACAGGTGTCTAGACTTAAACACCTGCTGCGGATTAACAGCAGCACCTTCGAAGGAGGCAG AATTGGAGGAACTGGATATTTCCTGGAATGATTTTGTCAGCGGAACCCTCCACTTGTTCACTGAGCAAATGCATCTGGACAGCAAGCTGAAAGTTCTGaggctgagtggctgtggacttaCCACTGAGGATGTTCAAACTCTGG GAGCCGCTCTTGAAATGATACCGGCACTTGAAGAACTGAGTTTATCCTGGAACAGCAATGTGGGAGGAAAGTTGCCTCAGGTTCTACGTACATTCCAAAAAGGGAGCAAGATTCAAACACTTGAACTTGTGGACTGCGCCCTCACGTCACAGGATGGGGAGTTTGTGG GTCACTTGCTACCTAAGCTGCAGAGACTTGAAGTATTTGATCTTTCCATTAACAGAAACATCGGCAGTAGTCTAGACATCATAGCACAAGGATTAAAAAGTACCTCAGGCCTGAAAGTACTGAAGTTGCATTCCTGCGGTTTATCCCCAAAGAGTGTCAGAATATTGG ATGATGCCTTTGCATCCTTGGATGTGCTGAGGACATTGGATCTCTCCGGCAACAAGGAGCTGGGCGGAGGCTTTGAAGAAGTGCCTGCTCAGCTGGCCTTGCTGGAGCATCTAGAAGTCCTGGATCTTCACCAGTGCTTACTCACAGCCGGTGATGTGGAATCACTGA CTCAGATAATCCCTTTACTCTCAAACCTTCAAGAACTGGATTTGTCATCCAACAGAAAGGTGGGCGGCTCCTCTGAAAACCTACTCAGCAGGCTCCGATTTTTACCGGCACTGAAGTCATTACTGATCTATGGTTGTGCTTTGGAAAGTGAGACTTTCACAGCCCTTG CTGAAGCCTCTGTTCACCTCCCTGCTCTGGAAACACTCAACCTTTCTTGGAACAAGTGTGTTGGTGGGAACCTGGAGCTCCTTCTTCAAACACTGAAGCTGTCAAGGTCACTCCGAGTACTGAGGCTGAGTAGCTGTGCCCTGGTGACAGAAGACCTGGTTCTCCTGG CCTCAGCCATGCGGACAGGCCACTTAGCGGAGCTGCAGAAGCTTGACCTGAGCTACAACAACAGCATCTGTGACACCGGATGGGCCATCTTCTGCCAAAACCTCTGCTTCCTTAAAAAGCTAACTGAACTAGACATCAGCCTTCGGCCATCGAGTTCCCGGAGTTGTGGGCAATGGTTTAGGCACTTATTATGTGCTGTGACCAAACTTCCTGTGGTCACTGAGATAGGGATGAGAAGATGGGCTGTCCCAGCCTCACAGGAGGGGGACTAG